The Candidatus Methylomirabilis sp. DNA segment CCGCCCGGCTGCGATCCGGCGGGGGGGCCCGCCACGACCTCGAGGCCCCTTCGGCCGCGGAGGCTCCCCGGCCGTTACGAAATCCCTCCTCGGTGGAACCCCGGTCCCCGTTTCCTCTTGACTTCGCCCCCCCCGCCTGCGTGAATAGCCCGGCGGCCAAGCCGGCCCCCCCGAGCCCCATGCCCGACCCGCGCGAGTTCTCGCCCGGCCGCCCAGGCCGCTTCGCCCTCTTCCTCGGCGCCATGTTCTGCCAGGCGCTCGCCGTGGGCGTCCTTCCCCCCCTCCTCCCTCTGATCCAGGGGAGCCTCCTGCTGACCACCCCCGAGACCGGTCTTATCGCCGGGGCCTTCGGCTTCGCGCGCCTCTGCTGCGACCTCCCGATCGGCTACCTGGCTGATCGGATCGGGCACCGCCTGGGCCTCCTCCTCGGCGCCGCGGGCATCGTCACCGGCACCCTCCTCTCCGCCGGGGCGCCCGGCCTGCCCTCCCTCTTGGTGGCGCGAGGCCTCGTGGGCGTGGGCCACGCCTTCGTCTCGATCGGCAGCCTCAGCCTGCTCTTGCATGCCGG contains these protein-coding regions:
- a CDS encoding MFS transporter, producing the protein MPDPREFSPGRPGRFALFLGAMFCQALAVGVLPPLLPLIQGSLLLTTPETGLIAGAFGFARLCCDLPIGYLADRIGHRLGLLLGAAGIVTGTLLSAGAPGLPSLLVARGLVGVGHAFVSIGSLSLLLHAGPPGARGRTTNWMELTGVCAFTAGSLLGGQVGAAIGWRGAFLAAAAPALLGGILIAVTLPLRGPAARSGRMNPGFDSPAGEPALPRATILRL